From Streptomyces sp. NBC_00370, a single genomic window includes:
- a CDS encoding TetR/AcrR family transcriptional regulator yields the protein MTAPTSPANTAPRGRRPGENTTRQAILAAARARFAADGFTATTIRRVAADAGVDASLVMQFFRSKNELFAAVMSVPADALTRFSAAFEGADDGLGERVVRAFLDVWEEDARSSEPLMAMLRGAIVNDQANEQLRAFLQERLLVGALAARAVDDDAMLRVGVVSSMLVGLVVGRGIVGVPTLTGVERERLIALVGPALQSVLVPTPKADDGT from the coding sequence ATGACCGCGCCTACGAGTCCCGCCAACACCGCGCCCCGCGGCCGCCGGCCGGGGGAGAACACGACCCGGCAGGCGATCCTCGCCGCAGCCCGCGCCCGCTTCGCGGCTGACGGCTTCACCGCGACCACGATCCGGCGGGTCGCAGCCGACGCCGGGGTGGACGCGTCGCTGGTGATGCAGTTCTTCCGGTCGAAGAACGAGCTGTTCGCCGCCGTCATGTCGGTTCCGGCGGATGCGTTGACGCGCTTCAGCGCCGCGTTCGAGGGGGCGGACGACGGTCTCGGTGAACGCGTCGTCCGAGCGTTCCTCGACGTGTGGGAGGAGGACGCGCGGAGCTCGGAGCCGCTCATGGCGATGCTCCGCGGTGCCATCGTCAACGATCAGGCGAACGAGCAGTTGCGCGCGTTCCTCCAGGAGCGGCTGCTGGTCGGCGCTCTGGCGGCGCGTGCTGTCGACGACGACGCGATGCTCCGGGTGGGCGTCGTGTCGTCGATGCTCGTCGGGCTCGTGGTGGGGCGGGGCATCGTCGGTGTCCCCACGCTCACCGGAGTGGAGCGCGAGAGGCTGATCGCGCTCGTCGGGCCCGCCCTCCAGAGCGTGCTGGTCCCCACGCCGAAGGCCGACGACGGCACGTAG
- a CDS encoding CocE/NonD family hydrolase encodes MSDDQKVFTPSQPLEPGDRYGILSGFEPGTRTLEAGFRIAPPFRPLPVDIVFEKDVPVTLRDGVTILVDVFRPTGTEKVPVIVAWSPYGKGQGTSASVLGIFGMVGLDNGTVSGLEKFEGPDPAYWCAQGYAICNPDIRGVGNSEGDSVLWDRQEGRDCYDLVEWLGVQHWCTGKVGMSGTSYLAVSQWFTAAEQPPHLAAINPWEGVSDVYRDLVTRGGMPDTGFAGQLQDNSFFGNGRKEDILAEAERHPLINGLWENKIPQFEKVTVPAYVVASYSNTLHTAGTFRAWRRIASEDKWLRIHNSQEWPDYYDEANRADLQRFFDRYLKGEDNGWEQTPRVRYSLLDLQGGDRVDNPADQFPPADVTSAKYYLDGHSRTLSTTAPTADAAAAYVVGFNPDTVSFVTRFDQETVLVGYPKAHLWVEAKGSDDMDLFLLVQKLDAYGTPLQQFTVLNQGARIQDVTERGASILRYKGSDGRLRVSMRHLDKTLSTEDVPAHSFDRIEKLAPGEVVDVEIDLLPVGLTFHPGEQLRLVISGRSLLGTMMPGIREYAPANSGQHIIHTGGDQASYLQLPVKTP; translated from the coding sequence ATGAGCGACGACCAGAAGGTGTTCACACCGTCTCAGCCGCTGGAGCCGGGTGACCGGTACGGGATCTTGAGCGGATTCGAGCCCGGGACAAGGACATTGGAGGCGGGATTCAGGATCGCGCCACCGTTCCGGCCCCTGCCGGTCGACATCGTCTTCGAGAAGGACGTGCCGGTCACCCTGCGCGACGGCGTCACGATCCTTGTCGACGTCTTCCGCCCCACGGGGACGGAAAAGGTGCCGGTCATTGTGGCCTGGAGCCCGTACGGAAAGGGCCAGGGAACATCCGCCAGCGTCCTCGGCATCTTCGGCATGGTCGGGCTCGACAACGGCACCGTCTCCGGACTGGAGAAGTTCGAGGGCCCCGACCCGGCCTACTGGTGCGCGCAGGGCTACGCGATCTGCAACCCGGACATCCGTGGCGTGGGCAACTCCGAGGGTGACAGCGTCCTGTGGGACCGCCAGGAAGGGCGCGACTGCTACGACCTCGTCGAGTGGCTGGGCGTCCAGCACTGGTGCACCGGCAAGGTGGGGATGAGCGGAACGTCCTATCTCGCGGTCTCCCAGTGGTTCACCGCCGCCGAACAGCCGCCGCACCTCGCGGCGATCAACCCGTGGGAAGGCGTCAGCGACGTCTACCGCGACCTGGTGACGCGTGGCGGCATGCCCGACACCGGGTTCGCCGGGCAGCTCCAGGACAACAGCTTCTTCGGCAACGGCCGGAAGGAGGACATCCTCGCGGAGGCCGAGCGCCACCCGCTGATCAACGGCCTGTGGGAGAACAAGATCCCGCAGTTCGAGAAGGTCACCGTGCCCGCGTACGTCGTCGCCAGCTACTCCAACACCCTGCACACGGCGGGAACCTTCCGCGCCTGGCGCCGGATCGCGTCCGAGGACAAGTGGCTGCGCATCCACAACAGCCAGGAATGGCCCGACTATTACGACGAGGCGAACCGGGCGGACCTGCAACGGTTCTTCGACCGCTACCTCAAGGGTGAGGACAACGGCTGGGAGCAGACGCCGCGCGTGCGCTACTCGCTCCTCGACCTCCAGGGCGGCGACCGGGTGGACAACCCGGCAGACCAGTTCCCGCCGGCGGACGTCACGTCGGCGAAGTACTACCTCGACGGCCACTCACGGACCTTGAGCACGACAGCGCCCACCGCCGACGCGGCAGCGGCCTATGTCGTCGGGTTCAACCCGGACACGGTCTCGTTCGTGACGCGCTTCGACCAGGAGACGGTGCTGGTCGGCTACCCGAAGGCGCATCTGTGGGTCGAGGCGAAGGGTTCCGACGACATGGACCTGTTCCTCCTCGTCCAGAAACTCGACGCGTACGGCACACCGCTCCAGCAGTTCACCGTGCTCAACCAGGGGGCACGGATCCAGGACGTCACCGAGCGGGGCGCATCGATCCTGCGGTACAAGGGTTCCGACGGACGTCTGCGCGTGTCGATGCGCCACCTGGACAAAACGTTGTCCACCGAGGACGTCCCCGCCCACAGCTTCGACCGGATCGAGAAGCTGGCACCCGGCGAGGTCGTCGACGTAGAGATCGACCTGCTCCCGGTCGGGCTCACCTTCCACCCGGGCGAGCAGCTTCGCCTCGTCATCAGCGGCCGCTCGCTCCTCGGCACGATGATGCCCGGAATCCGCGAGTACGCCCCTGCCAACAGCGGACAGCACATCATCCACACCGGAGGCGATCAGGCGTCGTATCTCCAGCTTCCGGTCAAGACGCCCTGA
- a CDS encoding SDR family oxidoreductase yields the protein MTAANGNQGKLLIPRLLAAEVDFRACVRSEESARTLRATGVTDIVVGDMAQPDVLAQAMQGVEKVYYVGPALHPRERDMGFAFIDAARAAGVRHFVLSSALHAIITDLVQHEIKRELEECLISSGMEFTILQPANYMLRHRLTPAFEKGVFALSWALDRYQSMVDLGDVAEVAGDVLVESDRHAGATYELVAPGRYTAHDLARVIAEVTGRDIAAERIDSETFLKATLGADSATQFPYQARLLRAISERYSSHDFIGNPNVLSWLLGRRPTTFEQFTQREFAAFTASAPTGPQGG from the coding sequence GTGACTGCGGCAAACGGCAATCAGGGAAAGCTGCTGATCCCGCGACTCCTGGCGGCCGAAGTTGATTTCCGGGCCTGTGTCCGCTCCGAGGAATCGGCGCGAACCCTCCGCGCGACGGGAGTCACCGACATCGTCGTCGGAGACATGGCCCAACCGGACGTCCTGGCCCAGGCCATGCAAGGCGTTGAGAAGGTCTACTACGTAGGACCGGCCCTCCATCCCCGGGAACGGGACATGGGCTTCGCCTTCATCGACGCCGCCCGGGCGGCGGGCGTACGGCATTTCGTCCTCAGTTCGGCGCTGCACGCGATCATCACCGATCTCGTTCAACACGAGATCAAGCGCGAACTGGAGGAATGCCTCATCTCGTCGGGGATGGAGTTCACCATCCTCCAGCCTGCCAACTACATGCTGCGCCACCGGCTTACGCCTGCCTTCGAGAAAGGCGTCTTCGCACTCTCCTGGGCGCTCGACCGCTACCAGTCGATGGTGGACCTGGGCGACGTGGCAGAAGTGGCAGGCGACGTCCTCGTCGAAAGCGACCGGCATGCCGGCGCCACGTACGAACTGGTCGCGCCGGGGCGGTATACGGCCCACGATCTGGCGAGGGTGATCGCGGAGGTGACCGGTCGTGACATCGCGGCCGAGCGGATCGACTCCGAGACATTCCTCAAGGCGACCCTCGGAGCCGACAGCGCGACCCAGTTTCCTTATCAGGCGCGGCTGTTGAGAGCGATCAGTGAGCGCTACAGCAGCCATGACTTCATCGGTAACCCCAACGTACTGAGCTGGCTGCTCGGCCGACGCCCGACGACATTCGAGCAGTTCACCCAGAGGGAATTCGCCGCCTTCACCGCTTCCGCGCCCACGGGACCTCAAGGCGGCTGA
- a CDS encoding DUF3500 domain-containing protein → MTSTPHVPPDGGLPEAHRPRPGGSFDATAVTFAAMGLYDGLSADQRTRVLLPHDDPGRTHWNFLPESGRHGLPLGELDRHQEALAHRLIAESMSIPAYARVIQVMTNEHVLRELNLPVFGHIAATFRDARGYYLTFFGQPQPDTTWGWRLVGHHLSVNITVVDGDLVSATPFLLGAEPARFGPFRILGEEEDTAFALLDSLTGPQQKQTVIHSKPPADFVTRTVATIGEVEYPAHHGVGRRDAMITDDDRKALAYFRAHPRGIRAGDLSAAQRAHFDALLAHFVQRARPGLIGYEMDRIGAAGGTDELHFAWAGGTAIDQPHYFRVQGPVTLVEFDNAEDNANHVHSVWRDPSNDFGTDLLIKHHLEHDHSGPGVEH, encoded by the coding sequence ATGACGTCAACACCGCACGTCCCCCCGGACGGTGGACTCCCGGAGGCGCACCGGCCGCGGCCGGGCGGCTCGTTCGACGCGACCGCGGTCACGTTCGCGGCGATGGGGCTCTACGACGGCCTGAGTGCCGATCAGCGGACCCGGGTACTGCTGCCTCACGACGACCCGGGCCGGACACACTGGAACTTCCTGCCCGAGTCAGGCCGGCACGGCCTCCCGCTCGGAGAGCTCGACCGCCACCAGGAAGCGCTGGCGCACCGGCTGATCGCCGAGTCCATGTCGATCCCCGCCTACGCACGGGTGATCCAGGTGATGACCAACGAGCACGTACTCCGTGAGCTCAACCTGCCCGTGTTCGGTCACATCGCGGCCACCTTCCGCGACGCGCGCGGCTACTACCTCACGTTCTTCGGCCAGCCGCAGCCGGACACCACCTGGGGCTGGCGGCTGGTCGGGCACCACCTGTCGGTCAACATCACCGTCGTCGACGGCGACCTCGTCAGCGCCACCCCGTTCCTGCTCGGTGCCGAACCCGCTCGCTTCGGTCCCTTCCGCATCCTCGGCGAGGAGGAGGACACGGCCTTCGCCCTGCTGGACAGCCTCACCGGCCCCCAGCAGAAGCAGACGGTCATCCACTCCAAGCCGCCGGCGGACTTCGTCACCCGCACCGTCGCGACCATCGGCGAGGTCGAGTACCCCGCCCACCATGGTGTCGGGCGGCGCGACGCGATGATCACCGACGACGACCGCAAGGCCCTCGCCTACTTCCGCGCCCATCCTCGCGGCATCCGCGCCGGCGACCTCTCCGCCGCCCAGCGCGCCCACTTCGACGCTCTGTTGGCCCACTTCGTCCAGCGTGCCCGCCCGGGACTGATCGGGTACGAGATGGACCGCATCGGTGCCGCCGGCGGCACCGACGAACTGCACTTCGCCTGGGCCGGCGGCACGGCCATCGACCAACCCCACTACTTCCGCGTCCAGGGCCCGGTGACCCTCGTCGAGTTCGACAACGCCGAGGACAACGCCAACCACGTCCACAGCGTCTGGCGCGACCCCTCCAACGACTTCGGCACCGACCTCCTGATCAAGCACCACCTTGAACACGACCACAGCGGCCCAGGAGTCGAACATTGA
- the mhpA gene encoding bifunctional 3-(3-hydroxy-phenyl)propionate/3-hydroxycinnamic acid hydroxylase MhpA, with protein sequence MTTFPEQDPAGDVRTVVDCLVVGGGPVGLLTAVFLGQAGLRVAVVERWPRRYPSPRACTIDHEALRILQSAGLMAEHTDLFEPSQGERGGYEFRNGEGELLQAIDWNRPAESGWANTNGFYQPDLEAALEELAEATPGVRIHRGWTFQALTQGDGGMTARLAPTQQPTEALRVRSRWLVGADGANSAVRSQLGIDVGDSGFQADWLVVDYQPLVEEKWSAFVTQYCDPAQPATAVNSGPGRRRFEFMRGADMTVEELGQDSTAWRLMAPWGVTPGTARLERHAVYTFRGRWAHTWREGNAFLAGDSAHLMPPFLGQGLCSGLRDARALTWRLGMVHRGLAAPTVLDTYGPERTGHVREIIDEAVAAGRVICELDVGRAAARDAEMKKRSGDPEAATREPPHPRLGEPSLTLASGGGVEGRLAPQGQVRVAGRTGLFDDVVGGGWQLISRVGDPTEVLSAEDAAWFQRIGGVIADVSGAGPVQDLDGVYERWFTEHGCEAVLARPDFYVFAAGRHSDIPRFVPRLRGALQPAPVEGTP encoded by the coding sequence ATGACGACCTTTCCGGAGCAGGACCCCGCCGGGGATGTTCGGACGGTGGTCGACTGTCTGGTGGTGGGGGGCGGGCCCGTCGGGCTGCTGACCGCTGTCTTCCTCGGTCAGGCCGGTCTGCGGGTGGCTGTGGTGGAGCGGTGGCCGCGGCGTTATCCGTCCCCGCGGGCGTGCACCATCGACCATGAGGCGCTCCGCATTCTCCAGTCCGCAGGGCTCATGGCCGAACACACCGACCTGTTCGAACCGTCCCAGGGCGAACGGGGCGGGTACGAGTTCCGCAACGGCGAGGGCGAACTCCTGCAGGCCATCGACTGGAACAGGCCCGCCGAATCGGGGTGGGCGAACACCAACGGCTTCTACCAGCCCGACCTTGAGGCGGCGCTCGAGGAACTGGCGGAGGCGACGCCCGGCGTGCGGATCCACCGTGGCTGGACCTTCCAGGCCCTGACCCAGGGCGACGGGGGAATGACCGCGCGACTCGCCCCCACCCAGCAGCCGACCGAGGCTCTGAGGGTGCGGTCGCGATGGCTCGTCGGCGCCGACGGGGCCAACAGCGCCGTCCGCTCCCAGCTTGGCATCGACGTCGGGGATTCGGGGTTCCAGGCCGACTGGCTGGTCGTTGACTACCAGCCGCTGGTCGAGGAGAAGTGGAGCGCCTTCGTCACCCAGTACTGCGACCCGGCGCAGCCGGCCACCGCGGTCAACAGCGGCCCGGGCCGCCGCCGCTTCGAGTTCATGCGCGGCGCGGACATGACCGTGGAGGAACTGGGTCAGGACAGCACAGCCTGGCGGCTCATGGCGCCCTGGGGCGTGACACCGGGGACCGCCCGGCTGGAACGGCACGCCGTCTACACCTTCCGGGGGCGGTGGGCGCACACCTGGCGCGAGGGGAACGCGTTCCTCGCGGGCGACTCGGCCCACCTGATGCCCCCCTTCCTCGGGCAGGGGCTCTGCTCGGGCCTGCGGGACGCCCGGGCGCTGACCTGGCGGCTGGGCATGGTGCACCGCGGGCTGGCGGCGCCCACGGTGCTCGACACGTACGGACCCGAACGTACCGGGCACGTCCGGGAGATCATCGACGAGGCGGTGGCCGCGGGCCGTGTGATCTGCGAACTCGACGTCGGCCGGGCGGCGGCCAGGGACGCTGAGATGAAGAAGCGATCGGGTGATCCGGAGGCCGCCACGCGAGAGCCCCCGCATCCGCGTCTGGGCGAGCCGTCGCTGACGCTCGCGAGTGGCGGGGGAGTGGAGGGGCGCCTGGCGCCGCAGGGCCAGGTCCGGGTCGCCGGCCGGACGGGCCTGTTCGACGACGTCGTCGGCGGTGGCTGGCAGCTGATCAGCCGCGTCGGCGATCCCACCGAGGTGCTGAGCGCCGAGGACGCGGCCTGGTTCCAGCGGATCGGTGGCGTCATCGCCGACGTGTCGGGCGCGGGCCCCGTCCAGGATCTCGACGGGGTTTACGAGCGCTGGTTCACGGAGCACGGCTGCGAGGCGGTTCTCGCCCGGCCGGACTTCTACGTGTTCGCGGCCGGCAGGCACAGCGACATCCCGCGCTTCGTCCCGCGCCTGCGTGGGGCACTCCAACCGGCTCCGGTGGAAGGAACACCATGA
- a CDS encoding quinone oxidoreductase family protein, giving the protein MNDTPANRVPAAILDAPGAEPRLGSVVLPRRTPHSTLVSVVAAPLNPLDLAIASGTFHSARHAAPYVPGSECVGVVLDSDRHPPGSLVYAECHASPATPGAFAAQVLVADDELLPLPHGLDPVSAAAVGNSGTAAFMPLVEDAGLRPGETVLVLGATGAVGQLAVQVAHRSGAGRVIGLARDQVALDRLLALGADAVVALRAGEGPDELGDRLLAAAGPVDVVLDGLYGVPLEAALRVCAPRARVVNIGNLAGATARVPAGLLRGKQLTLSGFAGLHTPLRDKEAALTWLWTALGGGGLQVEVRTFPLAELPAAWRAQTTSPHVKYVMFTEDGHRPHPTPTQPEHATVTRTPAPPGPARDADRPAGASA; this is encoded by the coding sequence ATGAACGACACACCGGCGAACCGCGTCCCGGCGGCGATCCTCGACGCCCCCGGCGCCGAACCTCGGCTGGGCTCGGTCGTGCTGCCGCGACGGACACCCCACAGCACCCTGGTGTCGGTGGTCGCTGCACCGCTGAACCCGCTGGACCTGGCCATCGCATCCGGGACGTTCCACTCGGCCCGGCACGCCGCGCCCTACGTCCCGGGCAGCGAGTGCGTAGGCGTCGTACTCGACTCCGACCGCCACCCGCCCGGCTCCCTGGTCTATGCCGAATGCCATGCCTCACCGGCCACGCCGGGCGCCTTCGCCGCGCAGGTGCTCGTCGCCGACGACGAACTGCTGCCGCTGCCCCACGGCCTCGACCCGGTGTCGGCTGCGGCCGTCGGCAACTCCGGCACAGCGGCGTTCATGCCACTGGTCGAGGACGCCGGCCTGCGCCCGGGGGAGACGGTGCTGGTACTGGGGGCCACCGGCGCCGTCGGGCAGCTCGCGGTCCAGGTGGCACACAGGAGCGGTGCGGGCCGGGTGATCGGCCTCGCCCGCGACCAGGTGGCGCTGGACCGCCTGCTCGCCCTCGGCGCCGACGCCGTCGTCGCACTACGCGCCGGCGAGGGACCCGATGAGCTGGGAGACCGGTTGCTGGCCGCGGCCGGCCCGGTGGACGTCGTCCTCGACGGCCTTTACGGAGTGCCGCTGGAGGCGGCGTTGCGGGTGTGCGCGCCACGGGCCCGGGTGGTGAACATCGGGAACCTGGCAGGGGCGACGGCGCGGGTGCCGGCCGGGCTGTTGCGCGGCAAGCAGCTCACGCTGTCCGGCTTCGCCGGCCTGCACACCCCGCTGCGCGACAAGGAGGCAGCGCTGACCTGGCTGTGGACCGCCCTCGGCGGCGGTGGGCTCCAGGTCGAGGTCCGCACCTTCCCCCTGGCGGAACTCCCGGCCGCGTGGCGCGCGCAGACGACCTCCCCGCACGTCAAATATGTAATGTTCACCGAAGACGGCCACCGTCCACACCCCACCCCGACACAGCCGGAGCACGCGACCGTGACCCGTACTCCCGCACCACCGGGCCCCGCGCGGGACGCCGACCGGCCGGCGGGAGCGAGCGCATGA
- a CDS encoding CaiB/BaiF CoA transferase family protein, translating into MTAPFAPLAGIRVIDLSRALAGPHAAMLLGDLGAHVIKVEAPDTGDDTRGWGPPFMQPDAGDRESTYFLSCNRNKDSISLDLKSEPDAATLAELVRRADVLIENFRPGVLDRLGFTADRLAELNPRLVTLSISGFGHDGPEAGRAGYDQIAQGEAGLMSLTGPDPDHPQRVGVPVGDLTAGIYGAYGVLAALRERDRTGRGQLVRTSLLAALVGIHAFQGTAWTVAGEVGRAQGNRHPSIAPYGAFRCADGLVQIACGNETMWRRLCARFGLDPDDPDYATNTSRLQNIDALTEHIERRFADLDRDTVLAQLTEAGIPAGRIRTIDEVYQWEQTRSQRLTVDVKHETLGTLTLPGMALRTFDMSPDGELSESTRLEHEAPPLLDADGPAIRGWLR; encoded by the coding sequence ATGACCGCCCCGTTCGCACCGCTCGCCGGAATCCGGGTCATCGACCTGAGCCGGGCCCTCGCCGGACCCCATGCGGCCATGCTGCTCGGCGACCTCGGCGCCCACGTCATCAAGGTCGAGGCGCCGGACACCGGCGACGACACACGCGGGTGGGGACCCCCCTTCATGCAGCCCGACGCCGGCGACCGCGAGTCGACCTACTTCCTGAGCTGCAACCGCAACAAGGACTCCATCAGCCTCGACCTGAAATCCGAGCCGGACGCGGCCACCCTCGCCGAGCTCGTCCGCCGGGCCGACGTCCTGATCGAGAACTTCCGGCCGGGCGTCCTCGACCGGCTCGGCTTCACCGCCGACCGCCTCGCCGAACTCAATCCCCGGCTCGTGACCCTGTCCATCAGCGGCTTCGGCCACGACGGCCCCGAAGCCGGACGGGCCGGCTACGACCAGATCGCCCAGGGCGAGGCCGGACTGATGTCGCTCACCGGGCCCGACCCCGACCACCCGCAGCGGGTAGGCGTCCCGGTCGGCGATCTGACCGCCGGAATCTACGGCGCCTACGGCGTGCTGGCCGCACTTCGCGAACGGGACCGCACCGGCCGAGGACAGCTCGTACGCACCTCACTGCTCGCGGCGCTCGTCGGCATCCATGCCTTTCAGGGCACCGCCTGGACGGTCGCCGGTGAAGTGGGCCGGGCCCAGGGCAACCGGCACCCGTCCATCGCCCCTTACGGAGCGTTCCGCTGTGCCGACGGGCTGGTTCAGATCGCCTGTGGAAACGAGACGATGTGGCGACGGCTGTGCGCCCGATTCGGCCTCGACCCCGACGACCCCGACTACGCCACCAACACCAGCCGACTCCAGAACATCGACGCGCTCACCGAACACATCGAGCGTCGCTTCGCGGACCTCGACCGCGACACCGTGCTCGCCCAACTCACCGAGGCCGGCATCCCCGCCGGGCGCATCCGCACCATCGACGAGGTGTATCAGTGGGAGCAGACCCGCTCACAGCGACTCACCGTGGACGTCAAGCACGAGACGCTCGGCACCCTCACGCTCCCCGGTATGGCCCTGCGCACGTTCGACATGTCACCCGACGGTGAGCTGAGCGAGAGCACCCGACTCGAACACGAAGCGCCACCCCTGCTCGACGCCGACGGACCCGCGATTCGTGGCTGGCTGCGATGA
- a CDS encoding cupin domain-containing protein, whose translation MGTAEDESISVVLSTYEPGAQAERSPVPVDTVYLVLTGQLTISLDDEQIELTHLDSLFLPAGCVRAVDNGTDEPASMFVIRPHR comes from the coding sequence ATGGGAACCGCTGAGGACGAGTCCATCAGTGTGGTGCTGTCCACCTACGAACCTGGTGCCCAGGCCGAACGGTCACCGGTCCCCGTCGACACCGTCTACCTCGTCCTCACCGGGCAGTTGACGATCAGCCTCGACGACGAGCAGATCGAACTCACCCATCTCGACTCGCTGTTCCTCCCGGCCGGCTGCGTCCGTGCCGTCGACAACGGCACGGACGAACCGGCAAGCATGTTCGTGATTCGGCCCCACCGATGA
- a CDS encoding fumarylacetoacetate hydrolase family protein → MKLVGYRTATGGAIGRLDGESKLVPLGGTEQFWAEPAQAVLRSPGNVLDLDGLALVPPVPPGARVLCVGLNYPAHVAEGTFKRPSHPSVFGRWTRSLTVSGTPAPVPPGEQGLDWEGELVAVIGRESKNVSAGDALQAVFGYAVFNDLTARDAQHRTTQWTVGKNADRSGPMSEIVTADEVGDPAAGLRIVTRVNGEVVQDGNTADMIFSVGEIVAYLSRSMTLYPGDLVVTGTPNGVGYARRPPRFLHPGDDVTVEIERVGHIRTPIIATPEVTA, encoded by the coding sequence ATGAAACTTGTTGGGTACCGCACGGCGACGGGCGGCGCGATCGGCCGCCTGGACGGCGAGTCGAAGCTGGTGCCGCTCGGCGGCACGGAGCAGTTCTGGGCCGAGCCCGCGCAAGCCGTTCTGCGGTCACCGGGGAACGTGCTCGACCTCGACGGTCTGGCTCTGGTGCCACCGGTGCCGCCCGGCGCGCGCGTCCTGTGCGTCGGTCTGAACTACCCCGCCCACGTGGCCGAAGGAACGTTCAAGCGGCCGTCCCACCCCTCCGTCTTCGGCCGCTGGACGCGCTCGCTCACGGTCTCGGGCACGCCCGCGCCGGTCCCGCCCGGTGAGCAGGGCCTGGACTGGGAGGGGGAACTCGTGGCGGTCATCGGCCGGGAGTCGAAGAACGTATCGGCCGGCGACGCGCTGCAAGCCGTCTTCGGCTACGCCGTGTTCAACGACCTCACCGCCCGCGACGCCCAGCACCGTACGACTCAGTGGACCGTCGGCAAGAACGCCGACCGGAGCGGTCCGATGAGCGAGATCGTCACGGCGGACGAAGTGGGTGACCCCGCGGCCGGGCTGCGCATCGTCACCCGCGTCAACGGCGAGGTCGTGCAGGACGGCAACACCGCGGACATGATCTTCAGCGTCGGCGAGATCGTGGCCTACCTCAGCAGATCGATGACGCTGTACCCGGGTGACCTCGTCGTCACCGGCACTCCGAACGGCGTCGGATACGCCCGGCGACCACCCCGCTTCCTCCACCCCGGAGACGACGTGACGGTCGAGATCGAACGCGTCGGACACATTCGCACACCGATCATCGCGACACCGGAGGTAACGGCATGA
- a CDS encoding FadR/GntR family transcriptional regulator yields the protein MVLPAHRTRAEDVVLYVEDSIEKRGLRPGDHIGTRADLREQTGVARATINEAIRLLQERRRIALRPGPGGGLFVAATDPVVRLGRTLLTVHGEPLAVAGAIEVREQLEPLVAAHAAQHRSAKDGRELKSLITAMKKNLDDVSQFVSINWDLHVRIAAISPNAVLRGTYVGLYEFVNQVSLVNPQPRDNDYMVRRLQVHTDLVTAIVAGDVEAARHAAEAHRHSN from the coding sequence ATGGTCTTGCCTGCTCACCGAACCCGCGCCGAGGACGTCGTCCTCTACGTCGAGGATTCGATCGAGAAACGTGGACTGCGTCCCGGCGACCACATCGGCACCCGGGCCGACCTGCGCGAGCAGACCGGCGTCGCGAGGGCCACCATCAACGAGGCGATCCGGCTGCTGCAGGAACGGCGACGGATCGCGCTTCGGCCCGGTCCGGGCGGGGGGCTGTTCGTCGCGGCGACCGATCCCGTGGTCCGGCTCGGCCGCACGCTCCTCACCGTCCACGGCGAGCCACTGGCGGTCGCCGGGGCCATCGAGGTCCGCGAGCAGCTCGAACCGCTTGTCGCCGCACACGCGGCACAACACCGCTCGGCCAAAGACGGACGCGAGCTCAAGTCGCTGATCACGGCGATGAAGAAGAACCTCGACGACGTGTCCCAGTTCGTCTCGATCAACTGGGACCTGCATGTCCGCATCGCGGCGATCTCCCCGAACGCCGTACTGCGAGGCACCTACGTCGGCCTCTACGAGTTCGTCAACCAGGTCTCACTGGTGAACCCCCAGCCCCGCGACAACGACTACATGGTGCGGCGACTGCAGGTCCACACCGACCTGGTCACCGCCATCGTCGCCGGCGACGTCGAAGCCGCGCGACACGCCGCGGAAGCGCACCGCCACTCGAACTGA